The segment aagggttaaaggacGCTAAAAATGGATTAAGAACGTTCTCAAATTCGCATtatacagggtggccaggaagttagggcatgattttaaccgcgaataacttttgattggataGAGATATATAAAAACTTCTGCCACCAAAAgatgcgtaaactcaaaaaggTTTATTTGCTATTCATTTCAAgtcgatatcttaaaaattgtaactGCTAGAGCAAAAATAACGTGATAAAAAGCGTTTTCTTCATAACAAATATTGTGCTTTTCATGTTAAATAAATGTTGAATTGCCCATGATGGCAATATCTgcttttacttaaaaaataatattcttagaAGGATTGAATATTTGGCCACATAAAATCAGAAAAGgcctttttaattcaaatttattagtcaaatattcaattgttTAATGATCTTTTGGTCTTTTTAATGGGttttgagaaattcaacaGACATGAAATCCAGTATATTTCATCGTTTTCTATAAAAATGGTAACTTTTACATTGTTTTGGTCTAAAGGctacaattaaaaattgaagttgctaaaaaatattaacgaGATTTGCATTCGAATCAGTACCTTTTGAtagttttttcatttcttttctatttcttttactAACGTTTGAAGAAGTTTAGGGAGTTTAGTAAatttgacctttttttttaactaatttttgaCTTATGTTTTCTAAAGATTAAcgattcttttataaaaaacgATGTGAGATATTCTgaaaaacatttcttcttAAGTTTGAAATGtactaacatttgacgttttaattcctaacttttgacgtttttttctttcaacgtATTAcgtttttggaaaattgagatattaaattaggaatttttaaCATATGTAgctctcagttttttttaaagagcatAAGCACTAAAAGACCACAGATAGATTAGCTATACCTAAATGGGTTAATAGAATAAAGTCGTTgaccttttaattaaaaagaaaatcatgaattCCATTCGAATTTTTGcttgatttctttattttaataagaaaatctctacaaaaatttcaaccGATTAAAGCATAAATTTCCACCTCTCGCACAAAGCTTCTCCACCACCAATATActcccaaaaaaattatgctgtaatcaatttgaatttggaAATCCAATTCTCAGGCTAAATTTTATCAGATTGTATCTGGAAAAATGCGGATTTTCTCAGTAAAAACTATTTCTACAATGTGCCACAATCCACAATTATCCACTTTGTCTGACAAATTCCCTGAACACCTTCCCCATTAGTCGTGGAATATTATCTGATCAGCACGTCTGGGAAGATTTGCTCGCTTTCAAGTTTCGCGCGGAATGTGGATTGGTgcaaatttaatcaatttgaacaatttatgacttattttgttattgataacaatattttctcaaaagaattttattgccaGGGTGTGGTGTACAAACTTCCGCATTAGTGGGGCTGCCTTGTGCACAATGAAAAGGCAAGAAAAGTGGGTGAAAAGAGGACACGCAAGGCGACGATTatgttgtggtggaaaatcgttaaaattgaAGTGCTTTTCAAAAGACAGGGCCGTATTTTGGCGCGCAAACAATTGGCgccaaaaaaaaccttttgctATGGAATTATGTGTGTGGAATATTCCAAAAATGAGGCCACGCCTGAGTCATCATTCGCAGAGGTCTGGGCACAGACGCTCTTCCGTGAGGCAATCGCTCAAAAATAGATCGTAAAAAATTGGTTGAAGACGTTGAAGAAgaagttgaatgaaaaaactCACACTACAGCGTCGTCTTTGATCTTCCCTTTGAGGACGATCTCGTCGTTGAATCTCAGCTGTTGCGGCAGGACGGCATAGAAGGGTCTCTCTGTCATCTCCGGGCACTCCCTGGTGGACGGAACCACTTGGCAGGAATTGTCCACACACCCTCACAGACAGCACATCATTCCCGGCGACACGGTGTCTCTCACTCAATGATCAAACCGCCCGCAcgtgcagaaaaaaacatcttcatCAAGCAAGACTTTTTTCCggtttctttttccttttgtttttttctcacctcaCACGCGAGATGCGCACAGTCCGCCGGTTCAGTGGcaactgaattatttttttattttttgtaacgCTGACGTCATAGCGCTGTTTGCACCAGCAAATGCCGTATCATGGATGTCTACGGCAGATACGTTATTTGCTATTGCAAGCAACGAACGTTGcgtttgaaaattgattgtttCAAAAAACATTCCGTACGAGCGAGAGAGTATTACGGTGTACGTGAGAGTGAGAAAGACGTGCTGTTCGTCACCGTTCGTTTTTTTTCGGTGTACTAAAAGGTACTAAAACAAATCATTGGAGTGAAGTTAGCACTGCTTCTTTTAGTCTTGCTTAGTTTCCTTgacattttgtgtgaaatttttccagctctgcaattttctcaattttaccgactattttagtattttagtATAggaatttagaagaaaaaggtAAATAAGACATTCAACTTTCGTattgtgttaaaattttacgAGAAAACTCCTTTGAAagttgagaattttgtgattttaaagttgttttttttttcgacggAACATTTTCTCATATCCTGTGACGTCAATCTGTCAAGCTAtcagatttttcattcaagaaattttgtttttctcatttttaatcaactttttattgtaaattgcAGAACGATGAGTGAATTAGACCCAATGGAGATGCGTAAGATAAGCAATAGAGTAGCCCCGAGCTTGGAAATGGAGGACGTCATTGTGAGCATGTTGGGCTTGGACACCATCAAATGCCCGCAGTGCCGAAAGGTTTGCATGTCCGGAAGGTCGTGCACGGGAGATCACGCGTTAATTTCCTGTCTTTTGTTCCCTTTGCAGCGTTTTGATTCCGTTGAGGAAATGGAGGACCACCGGAAGGTTCACATGACGACGTACTTTTGCGATGAATGCCATAAATCCTTCACAACACAGGGCGGCTACTGGAAGCACATGAAGACGCACACGGACGAGCGGAGCTTTGTGTGCAACATCTGCAATAAGAGCTTCACGCAGCAGGCGAATCTGCAACGGCATCAACTCGTGCACACGGGTCAGAAGCCCTATCAGTGTACCATCTGCCAGAAATCCTTCAGTCAGAATGCCAATGCCCAGAAGCACATGCTCCTGCACACGGGGAAGAAGCCCTTCCGGTGCGGGGTGTGCGACAAAGCCTTCGCCCAGCAGGCCAACTTGCAGAAGCACGAACGCATCCACACCGGCGATAAGCCCTACACGTGCCACATCTGCAACAAGAACTACACCCAACTGGCCAATATGCAGAAGCACTTAATTGTCCACTCAAAGATTGGAGCCAAGCACAGtaagtttattcttttttttttaacttttcaattaaaattgagtaaaattctctttttgctTATCCGCAGTTTCCAAATACATAAAGGTCATCACTGTGCCACGAGATGCTAATGAATTAATTGTGGACGTAAAGACGGAACTTCCGCCGGAATTACTGTCAACGGACGAAGAGGATGAGGATGTGAAACCCAATATTAAATTAGAACCATTGGACTCATTAGAACataaaaagagaagaattgtTAGAATTATggaataacaaataaaaaaaaacaaagctcTGGTTcgagaattcttaaatttattcctttttattgaaattacaactgtaatttgtattttcaataataaaagtattaaaatctCTGACtaaacatttaaagttttttctctcGCTCTCATTTagctaaattttctcttaatcaGTGTGTTGTCTCTATTCGGTTGCTTTCTCTCTGCATTATGCCATTCacagtttatttattttatttttcgttttttttttccttaatcttTTCATCGTCTTGGcgatttaattactttttttttaaaggagtattttatttaggaaaaaattggtggagttttttttatgcatttgaaAAAAGTTTGGTTAGGGCGGGCATATGCTTTTTtggcaatatttctttatacaatcatttctttttgtttttaataaatgaatcTCCGTGAATGTTCTGGAAAAGACTTTAGTAGccaatttatgtttatttaattacaaattttttttatatttctgaGAAAACTTCCATTAATTGGACGTATAGAGCATATGCTTTAATGCAAGAATTCGTTAGACCGCCATAATGCAGCAGACTAAAAGGggttttgtataattttttttcttcatttcataaATCGTttcgaattaaat is part of the Lutzomyia longipalpis isolate SR_M1_2022 chromosome 3, ASM2433408v1 genome and harbors:
- the LOC129793224 gene encoding gastrula zinc finger protein XlCGF7.1-like; translated protein: MSELDPMEMRKISNRVAPSLEMEDVIVSMLGLDTIKCPQCRKRFDSVEEMEDHRKVHMTTYFCDECHKSFTTQGGYWKHMKTHTDERSFVCNICNKSFTQQANLQRHQLVHTGQKPYQCTICQKSFSQNANAQKHMLLHTGKKPFRCGVCDKAFAQQANLQKHERIHTGDKPYTCHICNKNYTQLANMQKHLIVHSKIGAKHISKYIKVITVPRDANELIVDVKTELPPELLSTDEEDEDVKPNIKLEPLDSLEHKKRRIVRIME